The following proteins are encoded in a genomic region of Ctenopharyngodon idella isolate HZGC_01 chromosome 12, HZGC01, whole genome shotgun sequence:
- the zdhhc6 gene encoding palmitoyltransferase ZDHHC6, whose product MNILSAIIVFENLHEVKRLFHWGPIIALTVIGVCSSMAILDSIIWYWPLDTTGGSINFIMLINWTVLILYNYFNAMFVGPGYIPLEWKPENQQDVMYLQFCKLCQGYKAPRSHHCRKCNRCVMKMDHHCPWINNCCGHMNHAYFTSFLLLAPLGCIHAALIFIMTTYTQLYDRISFGWSSVKIDMSAARHIHNPIMPFSIAAFAATLFALGLALGTTIAVGMLFFIQMKVILRNKTSIEAWIEEKAKDRIQYYQTGEDFIFPYDLGSRWENFKQVFTWSGSPMGDGIEWPVHEKCNQYTLTIEQLKQKHDKRQRSVEYRVVEDYNGACCPLGKGLNTFFRTPCTEEPRIKLTKGEMIFATRGTKWWMYGDKVLNEEQAKAEVRIRGWFPRRCVEKCHYDSANNSTSEEKKEQ is encoded by the exons atgaatattctctCTGCTATAATTGTGTTTGAGAACCTCCATGAGGTCAAAAGGCTTTTCCACTGGGGTCCGATCATCGCTCTGACGGTCATTGGCGTGTGCTCCTCCATGGCCATACTAGACTCCATAATCTGGTACTGGCCATTGGACACCACTGGAGGCAGCATCAACTTCATCATGCTCATTAACTGGACTGTCCTCATTCTTTACAACTACTTTAATGCCATGTTTGTCGGCCCTGGTTACATACCTCTGGAGTGGAAACCG GAGAATCAACAAGATGTAATGTACTTACAGTTCTGTAAATTGTGCCAAGGCTATAAAGCCCCAAGGTCGCATCACTGTCGCAAGTGTAACAG GTGTGTGATGAAGATGGATCATCATTGTCCCTGGATCAACAACTGTTGTGGTCACATGAATCATGCATACTTCACGAGCTTTCTCCTGCTCGCTCCACTGGGCTGCATACATGCCGCACTAATATTTATCATGACTACGTACACTCAACTTTATGATCGG ATCTCATTTGGTTGGAGCTCAGTGAAGATTGACATGAGCGCTGCTCGGCACATCCACAATCCCATCATGCCTTTCAGCATTGCAGCATTTGCAGCCACTCTTTTTGCACTTGGACTGGCGCTGGGGACCACTATTGCTGTTGGgatgttgttttttattcag ATGAAGGTGATTCTTCGAAACAAAACCTCAATAGAAGCATGGATTGAGGAGAAA GCCAAAGACAGAATCCAATACTACCAAACAGGTGAAGACTTCATCTTCCCCTATGACCTGGGCAGCCGATGGGAGAACTTCAAGCAGGTGTTCACATGGTCTGGTAGCCCCATGGGAGATGGAATCGAATGGCCTGTGCATGAGAAGTGTAACCAATATACTCTAACT ATTGAGCAGCTGAAGCAAAAACACGATAAACGTCAGAGGAGT GTGGAGTACAGAGTGGTGGAGGACTACAATGGGGCTTGTTGTCCTTTGGGAAAGGGACTAAACACTTTCTTTAGGACACCTTGTACAGAGGAACCCAGAATCAAACTCACAAAAGGGGAGATGATCTTTGCTACAAGAGGAACAAA GTGGTGGATGTATGGGGACAAAGTTCTGAATGAGGAACAGGCTAAAG CTGAAGTTCGTATTAGAGGATGGTTTCCACGCAGATGTGTCGAGAAGTGTCACTATGACTCCGCGAATAATTCCACAagtgaagaaaagaaagagcaaTGA